One segment of Oscillospiraceae bacterium MB08-C2-2 DNA contains the following:
- a CDS encoding glucoamylase family protein codes for MEKNNPITPKPVSASAQSLAQSSAQLRRSLLSQLSAVRQCYIDANQSAERTPVSEWLCDNYYVLEKECKQSVKDIRHLSKHARKDELIEVYHHLFGCITKELPEIDNVSVTAILSHMGRQWQITEAQFSFTPTAMRAVLIHMAYTACLQTQSEQWIRYAITGLSQLSSVNFDKVITTCSEVEKTLLKDPAGIYGNMTSESRHHYRRLVAIIAAKTQRSELDVATECLEKSSASTGARQHIGYFILESPIIRLPRLRRGKASLIAGVLMPLAASVLLGWIWRDWGLSLLCFLPLWELLRTPIQQGALHGVEVDFIPRMDLSRLASKPRTVVLVSTLLPKASEALHLTARLEQLYFSNSDPDMYYCILADFKECEYPEDAQDESQIAASCRVIEELNQKYNQRFMLFLRGRVYNKTQKKYSGWERKRGAITEFIRFLKGEETSLHTFMGDRSALDSIRYVVALDSDTCLLYESAQTLVATAMHPLNRPVIGEQGIVTRGYGILVPRISTDLNSAGATPFSRVMSGCGGVTAYDTKNKDFYQDLFFESIFSGKGLIDVDTFYELLNNRFPENHVLSHDILEGAYLRAGFVSDVEMTDSAPSNMLSWLSRLHRWTRGDWQNIVFIAGRWKCEGKWLENPISSLSKYKLFDNLRRSLVPVAAVLCVIAALILPSPSSTVLAVVAGISITFSSIWAACWSLFSSGFFTMSRKFFTRTLPHTFELLGQGLFFLVMLLPQAILSTDALCRSLFRTFVSHHKMLEWTTAAQADTRKITFAAVLKRFWLPQLLAMLLVAFSGNGALTLLGLALSLLIPIAWFSAQAGREDNHSLENGDRDTLISYNAAMWRYYEDFANQENHFLPPDNIQQSPVYRVARRTSPTNIGMMMLSVLAARDMDFVDTPGLYRRLERTLSTVEKLEKWNGNLYNWYDTETLEILQPAFVSTVDSGNLICCLVALKEGLSEFSLEYPPITGLIDRLGRLIEATDLIPLYNKEKNLFSIGWDEQSGVLNQSHYDFLMSEARLTSYYAVARKLIPRKHWGALNRTMSRNSGYAGAVSWTGTMFEYFMPHLLLPAYEGSLLNEGLIYCLYCQKRRVKNQAPWGISESAYYAFDNFLNYQYKAHGVQKIGVKRHLDKELVISPYSTFITIPFNPNSSMANLSRLHRLGVYGRYGFYEAVDFTPQRVGAASLAVTRSFMAHHIGMSMIASCNALFDNRMQRRFMNDHYMESAKEFLQEKIAKSTVIYDELKHPVAGNEKRERPAFRDQSAYMDPQAPKAVLLSNGELTEILTDVGAGYLKFGDIDLTRHSSDLLRRAQGVLVLVRCAGNVTPAAYAPFYKKDVAYSVEYLEQAVTYYAKRNELELGVRCMAHPTVSCIQKQILIKNTSSGRQLMEVLIYMEPVLSLWRDYDAHSAFSKLFVSGSHSSETRTLTFTRRNRDSSNSLYLSVGFLEDIDFQFELTRENLMEAPEGLSQLLRFDRLTFTGKDGGVPDCCCALRTDVLVNPGSQRMLTLLISAAHTRTESVQNILSMRKMGPLETSAAAKSPVLGDGLSARLGSNLLGKLLFEHTSQKKTTEALGANTLGQPALWATGISGDIPLVLLELTGRVDEEMTVAYIKIQDSLRRLGVEFDLCFLHSQEEHPKALPILLEIISKAGADTRIGIRGGLFPLCRENFSPETITLLRAAARCTIQSGADPHDGPADIFSPVEFKEISPEPMPKNPELSVYGGAFAHSGFYVDKASPLPYCHILANPMFGTLVSDKALGFTWAVNARENKLTPWYNDIATDNEGELLLLRDGEEYFNLVKGSRAFFSKEKAVYAGRTGRFASRITVTIPPIGKVKQIELILENLTSQPLELECAYYTEPVLAVNRDTCRFIQPTQKENVLLLHNPYNTAVSCYSALTAQGGDSVRFVTDRSAFLSGDWRLREPAPSADPCAAAIQRLTLIPGHNTVLTFSLAFGETDQEALESIDPPKAMPESAENRFVIHTPDKALNQFINHFAPHQILASRIYGRTAFFQCGGAFGFRDQLQDVSAYLLIDPAVARRHILRCCQVQFEEGDVLHWWHDLPENAGGLRGVRTRFSDDLIWLPFVTAEYVTKTGDYSLLEEPAAYITAPLLERHEHEKYIGPIRSSLTETVFEHCVRALDKGHNLGENGLPLIGCGDWNDGFSGVGLEGKGRSVWLALFLSMALEAFAPLCGERGRPELAEKYRVWAASLRYNVDIHCWDGRWYLRAFFDNGEPMGAHESAECSIDLLPQSFAVLAGMPDALRITQALDHAWHRLVDKQHEIVRLFDPPFQFSNQQPGYVKAYPRGLRENGGQYTHGAVWFAIALLEAGQIQRGLEVLQMLNPAERATKSELAPAYKVEPYYIAADIYSSPGAEGRGGWSLYTGAAAWYYRAVLEHLLGLRLKGRHLEISPKLPPDWSGTRVEATIAGGTLSIFYEYTGSPGLICDGKPCERISLDGGDHVIQASF; via the coding sequence ATGGAAAAGAACAATCCCATCACTCCAAAGCCTGTGTCCGCCTCTGCACAGTCTCTCGCTCAAAGCAGTGCCCAGCTTCGCCGCAGCCTGCTTAGCCAGCTCTCTGCTGTGCGGCAGTGTTATATAGATGCCAATCAAAGTGCAGAGCGTACACCGGTCAGCGAATGGTTGTGCGATAATTACTATGTATTGGAAAAAGAATGCAAGCAAAGTGTCAAGGACATACGCCATCTTTCCAAGCACGCCCGAAAAGATGAGCTAATCGAGGTTTATCACCATCTTTTCGGGTGTATAACCAAGGAACTGCCTGAGATTGATAATGTCTCCGTAACAGCCATACTTTCCCATATGGGTCGGCAGTGGCAGATTACTGAGGCACAATTCAGCTTTACCCCCACTGCCATGCGGGCAGTGCTGATTCATATGGCTTATACCGCTTGTTTGCAAACCCAGTCGGAGCAATGGATTCGTTACGCCATTACCGGGCTGAGCCAGCTGAGCTCTGTCAATTTTGATAAAGTCATCACCACTTGCAGCGAGGTGGAAAAAACACTTCTGAAAGACCCCGCCGGAATTTATGGCAATATGACCAGCGAAAGCCGCCATCATTACCGACGCCTTGTAGCGATTATCGCGGCTAAAACCCAGCGTTCCGAGCTTGATGTGGCGACAGAGTGCTTGGAAAAATCCAGTGCCTCCACAGGTGCCCGGCAGCATATAGGCTATTTTATTCTGGAAAGCCCGATTATACGGCTCCCACGCCTGCGCCGGGGAAAAGCTTCATTGATTGCGGGGGTGCTGATGCCCTTAGCCGCCAGCGTGCTTTTGGGCTGGATTTGGAGGGATTGGGGGCTTTCTCTCCTTTGTTTTTTACCTCTCTGGGAGCTTCTGCGCACTCCCATTCAGCAGGGCGCGCTTCATGGGGTGGAAGTGGATTTCATCCCCAGAATGGATCTTTCGCGGCTTGCTTCCAAGCCCCGAACCGTTGTGCTGGTTTCCACCCTGTTGCCTAAGGCCTCAGAAGCACTGCATCTGACCGCCCGATTGGAACAACTCTATTTTTCCAATTCAGACCCGGATATGTATTATTGCATTCTGGCTGATTTTAAGGAGTGTGAATACCCGGAGGATGCACAGGATGAATCCCAGATTGCGGCTTCTTGCCGGGTAATTGAGGAGCTGAACCAGAAATACAACCAGCGCTTTATGCTGTTTCTGCGGGGGCGGGTTTACAACAAAACACAGAAGAAATACAGCGGCTGGGAGCGCAAACGGGGCGCGATCACTGAGTTTATCCGCTTTTTGAAGGGGGAGGAAACCTCTCTCCACACCTTTATGGGGGATCGCTCGGCGCTTGATTCCATTCGTTATGTGGTGGCGTTGGATAGTGATACCTGCCTGCTTTATGAAAGTGCTCAAACCTTAGTGGCTACAGCCATGCATCCCCTGAACCGTCCGGTTATCGGTGAGCAGGGAATCGTGACCCGTGGCTACGGCATTTTGGTGCCCCGCATTTCCACCGATCTGAACAGTGCCGGAGCCACCCCTTTTTCCCGGGTTATGTCTGGCTGCGGCGGTGTGACCGCTTACGATACCAAAAACAAGGATTTTTACCAAGACCTCTTTTTTGAAAGTATCTTCTCCGGGAAGGGTCTTATTGATGTAGACACTTTTTATGAACTGCTCAACAACCGGTTCCCGGAAAATCACGTTCTCAGCCATGATATTCTTGAAGGCGCCTATCTGCGGGCGGGCTTTGTATCGGATGTGGAAATGACCGATTCCGCCCCCTCCAATATGCTATCGTGGCTTTCCCGCCTACACCGCTGGACAAGGGGTGACTGGCAAAACATCGTTTTTATTGCCGGGCGCTGGAAATGTGAAGGAAAATGGTTGGAGAACCCTATCAGCAGCCTTTCCAAATACAAGCTTTTCGATAACCTGCGCCGATCGTTGGTACCGGTGGCAGCTGTTCTGTGCGTGATAGCGGCTTTGATTTTGCCCTCCCCTTCCTCCACTGTGCTGGCGGTTGTTGCTGGGATTTCTATCACCTTTTCCAGCATATGGGCTGCCTGCTGGTCTCTGTTTTCCAGCGGCTTTTTCACCATGTCCCGGAAGTTTTTCACCCGCACCCTCCCCCACACCTTTGAGCTTTTGGGTCAGGGACTGTTTTTTCTGGTTATGCTGCTGCCGCAGGCTATTCTTTCGACGGATGCTTTGTGCCGCTCTCTTTTTCGTACCTTTGTTTCCCACCATAAAATGCTGGAATGGACAACTGCCGCTCAGGCTGATACTCGCAAAATAACCTTTGCTGCTGTTCTCAAGCGCTTTTGGCTGCCCCAGCTTCTGGCGATGCTGCTGGTGGCCTTTTCCGGGAATGGTGCGCTGACCCTTCTTGGCCTTGCCCTTTCCCTGTTAATTCCCATTGCCTGGTTTTCCGCTCAGGCAGGCCGGGAAGATAACCATAGCCTTGAAAACGGTGACCGGGATACCTTGATTTCCTACAACGCCGCCATGTGGCGGTATTATGAGGATTTTGCCAACCAGGAAAACCATTTCCTTCCGCCGGATAATATCCAGCAGTCCCCTGTATACCGGGTAGCTCGCCGCACCTCCCCCACCAACATCGGTATGATGATGCTCTCGGTGCTGGCGGCCCGTGATATGGATTTTGTGGATACCCCCGGTCTCTATCGCCGCCTTGAGCGCACGCTCTCTACCGTTGAGAAGCTGGAAAAATGGAACGGAAACCTTTACAACTGGTACGACACCGAAACGCTGGAAATTCTGCAGCCTGCCTTTGTATCCACCGTGGACAGCGGCAACCTAATCTGCTGTCTGGTGGCGCTCAAGGAGGGGCTCAGTGAATTCTCGCTGGAATATCCGCCTATAACCGGGCTCATTGACCGTTTGGGTAGGCTGATTGAAGCAACCGATCTGATCCCGCTTTATAATAAGGAAAAGAACCTGTTTTCCATTGGATGGGACGAGCAGAGCGGGGTGCTCAATCAATCCCACTATGATTTTCTCATGAGTGAGGCCCGGCTGACCAGCTACTATGCCGTTGCCCGCAAGCTGATTCCCCGTAAGCACTGGGGCGCTCTTAACCGCACCATGTCCCGCAACAGCGGCTATGCGGGGGCTGTCTCTTGGACCGGCACCATGTTCGAGTATTTTATGCCCCATCTTCTTTTGCCTGCTTACGAAGGCTCTTTGCTCAACGAAGGGCTGATTTACTGCCTTTATTGCCAGAAGAGGCGGGTGAAAAATCAGGCTCCGTGGGGCATCAGCGAAAGCGCCTATTATGCCTTCGATAATTTCCTAAACTACCAATATAAAGCCCATGGTGTACAGAAAATCGGGGTCAAGCGCCATCTGGATAAGGAACTGGTTATCTCCCCTTATTCCACCTTTATCACCATTCCTTTTAACCCCAACTCATCCATGGCCAATCTGAGCCGCCTCCATCGGCTGGGGGTATATGGGCGCTATGGATTTTATGAGGCGGTGGATTTTACCCCCCAGCGGGTGGGCGCAGCCTCTCTGGCCGTAACCCGCAGCTTTATGGCTCATCACATCGGCATGAGTATGATCGCCTCTTGCAACGCTTTGTTTGATAACCGAATGCAGCGGCGGTTTATGAACGACCACTATATGGAATCTGCCAAGGAGTTTTTGCAGGAGAAGATTGCTAAAAGCACCGTGATCTACGATGAACTGAAACACCCGGTGGCCGGGAACGAAAAACGGGAACGCCCTGCCTTCCGGGATCAAAGTGCCTATATGGACCCACAGGCCCCCAAGGCCGTTTTACTTTCCAATGGAGAGCTGACCGAAATCCTCACCGATGTGGGAGCAGGGTACCTCAAATTCGGCGATATCGACCTGACCCGCCACAGCTCCGATTTGCTCCGCAGGGCGCAGGGAGTGTTGGTTTTAGTTCGGTGCGCAGGAAATGTAACCCCTGCTGCCTATGCGCCCTTTTATAAAAAGGATGTGGCTTATTCGGTGGAATATCTGGAGCAGGCTGTCACCTATTACGCCAAAAGAAATGAGCTTGAGCTAGGGGTTCGCTGTATGGCGCATCCCACTGTTTCCTGCATACAAAAACAGATTCTCATTAAGAACACCTCCTCCGGCCGCCAGCTTATGGAGGTTCTGATTTATATGGAGCCGGTGCTCAGCCTATGGCGAGATTATGACGCCCATTCTGCCTTTTCCAAGCTGTTTGTTTCCGGCTCCCACAGCTCGGAAACCCGAACCCTCACCTTTACACGGCGAAACCGGGATAGCTCCAATTCTCTTTATTTATCGGTGGGCTTTCTGGAGGATATTGACTTTCAGTTTGAGCTGACTCGTGAAAACCTGATGGAAGCACCCGAGGGTCTTTCTCAGCTTTTGCGGTTTGACCGGCTGACCTTTACAGGGAAGGATGGAGGCGTTCCTGATTGCTGCTGTGCCTTGCGCACCGATGTTTTGGTGAATCCCGGCTCACAGCGAATGCTGACTCTGCTCATAAGCGCCGCCCACACTCGGACAGAAAGTGTGCAGAACATCCTTTCTATGCGTAAAATGGGCCCTCTTGAAACCAGCGCTGCCGCCAAATCACCTGTCTTGGGGGATGGGCTTTCAGCACGGTTGGGCAGCAATTTGTTGGGCAAGCTGCTCTTTGAGCATACCTCTCAAAAGAAAACAACAGAGGCTTTGGGTGCCAACACGCTGGGGCAGCCCGCTCTTTGGGCCACCGGTATTTCCGGAGATATCCCGCTGGTGCTGCTGGAGCTTACCGGCCGGGTGGATGAGGAAATGACAGTAGCCTATATCAAAATTCAGGATTCCCTGCGCAGGCTCGGCGTTGAGTTTGACCTGTGCTTTTTGCATTCGCAGGAGGAGCATCCCAAGGCTCTGCCGATTCTTCTGGAAATCATCAGCAAAGCCGGAGCGGATACCCGCATCGGAATTCGTGGCGGGCTTTTTCCGCTGTGCCGGGAGAACTTCTCCCCCGAAACCATTACCCTGCTGCGGGCGGCGGCACGCTGTACCATTCAAAGTGGTGCCGACCCTCACGATGGCCCGGCGGATATTTTCTCCCCTGTGGAATTCAAAGAGATATCTCCAGAGCCCATGCCTAAAAATCCGGAGCTTAGTGTTTACGGTGGTGCCTTTGCACACAGCGGCTTCTATGTGGATAAGGCATCCCCTCTGCCTTACTGCCATATACTTGCAAACCCCATGTTTGGAACTTTGGTTTCTGACAAGGCCTTAGGCTTTACATGGGCTGTAAACGCCCGAGAGAACAAACTCACCCCATGGTACAACGACATTGCCACTGACAACGAAGGGGAACTTCTGCTACTTCGGGATGGAGAAGAATATTTCAATTTAGTGAAAGGCTCCCGTGCTTTTTTCTCTAAGGAAAAGGCTGTTTATGCAGGGCGAACAGGGCGTTTTGCCAGCCGCATAACCGTAACAATACCCCCGATAGGCAAAGTCAAGCAGATTGAACTGATTCTGGAAAACCTCACCTCACAGCCTTTGGAGCTGGAATGCGCCTATTATACCGAGCCGGTATTGGCAGTCAACCGGGATACCTGCCGCTTTATTCAGCCCACGCAAAAGGAAAACGTTCTTTTGCTCCACAACCCTTATAACACGGCGGTTTCCTGCTATAGTGCTTTAACTGCACAAGGCGGTGACTCGGTGCGCTTTGTGACCGATCGGAGCGCCTTTTTATCAGGAGACTGGCGATTAAGGGAGCCTGCTCCCAGCGCCGACCCTTGCGCAGCAGCTATACAACGGCTAACACTGATACCCGGTCATAACACCGTTCTGACCTTTTCTCTTGCCTTTGGCGAAACGGATCAAGAGGCGCTGGAAAGCATTGATCCACCGAAAGCCATGCCTGAGTCGGCCGAGAATCGGTTTGTCATCCACACGCCGGATAAGGCGCTGAACCAGTTTATCAACCATTTTGCACCCCACCAGATTCTGGCCTCCCGCATTTATGGGCGAACGGCCTTTTTTCAATGCGGCGGTGCCTTTGGATTTCGGGATCAGTTACAGGATGTTTCCGCTTATCTGCTCATTGATCCGGCAGTGGCCCGCAGGCACATTCTTCGCTGCTGTCAGGTTCAATTTGAAGAGGGAGATGTTCTGCACTGGTGGCACGATCTGCCGGAAAATGCCGGTGGTCTGCGGGGGGTGCGCACCCGCTTTTCGGATGATCTGATCTGGCTCCCTTTCGTGACAGCGGAATATGTAACCAAAACCGGGGATTACAGCCTTTTAGAGGAACCGGCTGCCTATATTACCGCCCCCCTGCTGGAACGCCATGAGCATGAGAAATACATCGGCCCCATCCGCAGCAGCCTAACCGAAACAGTGTTTGAACATTGTGTTCGAGCACTGGATAAGGGGCACAATCTGGGCGAAAACGGGTTGCCTCTCATCGGCTGTGGTGACTGGAACGATGGATTCAGCGGTGTAGGCTTGGAGGGTAAGGGGCGCAGTGTTTGGCTGGCGCTGTTTCTTTCTATGGCACTGGAAGCCTTTGCCCCTTTGTGCGGGGAGCGGGGCAGGCCCGAACTGGCTGAGAAATACAGGGTATGGGCCGCTTCCCTGCGCTACAATGTGGACATCCACTGCTGGGACGGCCGGTGGTATCTCCGGGCGTTTTTTGATAACGGTGAACCAATGGGTGCCCATGAAAGCGCCGAATGCTCCATTGATCTTCTCCCCCAAAGCTTTGCCGTTTTGGCGGGTATGCCGGATGCCCTGCGCATCACTCAAGCCTTGGATCATGCCTGGCACCGTCTGGTGGATAAACAGCATGAAATCGTCAGGCTCTTTGACCCGCCCTTTCAGTTCTCTAATCAGCAGCCGGGCTATGTCAAGGCTTATCCCAGAGGCTTGCGGGAAA